From Caminibacter mediatlanticus TB-2, the proteins below share one genomic window:
- the argS gene encoding arginine--tRNA ligase, producing MKKRVSEILKKHLGENPPINKPKQKEFGHYAVPIFKYAKENKQNPIEFAKNLCEKLKCDEFESVEPLSGFVNIRLSDKFLDDFANRVLEEKENFAKDEKKESILLEYISANPTGPLHIGHARGAIFGDALTRIGRHIGYKITTEYYVNDAGRQINLLGLSVYLAAREILGLNVVWPDEYYKGEYIKDLAKDAIEEFGEDYFKKEVEIIQKDGKKEAEFNDDKLSLWAKDKMLEEIKKDIKALNVTPFDNWVSERSLYKYWDEVRSILEKNNALYEKDGKFWLKSSEYKDEKDRVVVREDGRPTYLAGDIIYHWDKFKRGYDRYINIWGADHHGYIARVKAAIKFLGFDENKLEILLSQMVKLLKGGEPYKMSKRAGNFILVRDVVEDVGGDALRFVFLTKKADTHLEFDVDDLNKEDSSNPNYYVNYAHARIRSIFRNKNIDYDDVKNIELKNLNEDEKELLFLALQLPYVLEDAFSNREPHRLTNFLIDLASEFHKFYNKNKVIGSEKEEIRLKILAVVGSILKLGLSLLGITAKERM from the coding sequence ATGAAAAAAAGAGTTAGTGAAATTTTAAAAAAGCATTTAGGTGAAAATCCTCCAATTAATAAACCAAAACAAAAAGAATTTGGACATTATGCAGTGCCAATTTTTAAATATGCAAAAGAAAATAAACAAAATCCTATTGAATTTGCTAAAAATTTATGTGAAAAATTAAAGTGTGATGAGTTTGAAAGTGTAGAGCCATTAAGTGGATTTGTAAATATTAGACTAAGTGATAAATTTTTAGATGATTTTGCTAACAGAGTTTTAGAAGAAAAAGAAAATTTTGCAAAAGATGAAAAAAAAGAAAGTATTTTACTTGAATATATCTCAGCAAATCCCACAGGACCACTGCATATAGGACACGCAAGAGGTGCTATTTTTGGAGATGCTTTAACAAGAATAGGAAGACATATAGGTTATAAAATAACAACTGAATATTATGTAAATGATGCTGGAAGACAAATTAATCTTTTAGGTCTTTCTGTTTATCTTGCAGCAAGAGAGATTTTAGGGTTAAATGTTGTGTGGCCAGATGAGTATTACAAAGGAGAGTATATAAAAGATTTAGCAAAAGATGCTATTGAAGAATTTGGAGAAGATTATTTTAAAAAAGAAGTAGAAATTATTCAAAAAGATGGTAAAAAAGAAGCTGAATTTAATGATGATAAATTAAGTCTTTGGGCAAAAGATAAAATGCTTGAAGAAATAAAAAAAGATATAAAAGCTTTAAATGTAACTCCTTTTGATAATTGGGTTAGTGAGAGAAGTTTATATAAATACTGGGATGAAGTAAGAAGTATTTTAGAAAAAAATAATGCTTTATATGAAAAAGATGGAAAATTTTGGCTAAAATCAAGTGAATATAAAGATGAAAAAGATAGGGTAGTAGTTAGAGAAGATGGAAGACCTACATATTTAGCAGGAGATATTATTTATCACTGGGATAAGTTTAAAAGAGGTTATGATAGATATATTAATATTTGGGGGGCGGACCATCATGGATATATTGCAAGGGTAAAAGCAGCAATTAAATTTTTAGGATTTGATGAAAATAAACTTGAAATACTTCTATCTCAAATGGTAAAACTTCTAAAAGGTGGAGAGCCTTATAAAATGAGTAAAAGAGCTGGTAATTTTATTTTAGTTAGAGATGTTGTTGAAGATGTTGGGGGTGACGCATTAAGATTTGTATTTTTAACAAAAAAAGCAGATACTCATCTTGAATTTGATGTAGATGATTTAAATAAAGAAGACTCTTCAAATCCAAATTATTATGTAAATTATGCTCATGCAAGAATTAGAAGCATTTTTAGAAATAAAAATATAGATTATGATGATGTAAAAAATATTGAACTTAAAAATTTAAATGAAGATGAAAAAGAACTTTTATTTTTAGCACTTCAACTTCCATATGTTTTAGAAGATGCATTCTCAAATAGAGAACCACACAGACTTACAAACTTTTTAATTGATTTAGCAAGTGAATTTCATAAGTTTTATAATAAAAATAAAGTTATTGGAAGTGAAAAAGAA
- the gmk gene encoding guanylate kinase → MECMKVKGSILVISGPSGSGKTSLAREVCNELKDLAYFSISTTTRPIRDGERDGVDYFFVSKEEFLKDVEEGYFLEWAEVHGNFYGTSKKQINEALNKGKIVFLDIDVQGHEAVRKAYPNIVTSVFVTTKDKKTLIERLKKRETETDESIKVRMINALHEMKKIPQYDYLLINDDFNSSKEKLKSCAIASLIKTSKYNIENFIEKWKGIE, encoded by the coding sequence ATGGAGTGTATGAAAGTAAAGGGAAGCATTTTAGTAATTTCAGGGCCAAGTGGAAGTGGTAAAACTTCTCTTGCAAGAGAAGTCTGTAATGAACTTAAAGATTTAGCATATTTTAGTATCTCTACTACAACAAGGCCAATTAGAGATGGTGAGAGAGATGGAGTGGATTATTTTTTTGTTAGTAAAGAAGAGTTTTTAAAAGATGTTGAAGAAGGTTATTTTTTAGAATGGGCGGAAGTTCATGGAAATTTTTATGGCACAAGTAAAAAACAGATTAATGAAGCCTTAAATAAAGGAAAAATTGTATTTTTAGATATAGATGTCCAAGGTCACGAAGCAGTTAGAAAAGCATATCCTAATATTGTAACAAGTGTATTTGTTACAACAAAAGATAAAAAAACATTAATTGAAAGACTTAAAAAAAGGGAGACAGAAACGGATGAGAGTATTAAAGTTAGAATGATTAATGCATTACATGAAATGAAAAAAATTCCTCAATATGATTATTTACTAATTAATGATGATTTTAATTCTTCAAAAGAAAAACTTAAATCGTGTGCAATTGCATCTTTAATTAAAACTTCAAAATATAATATTGAAAATTTTATTGAAAAATGGAAAGGTATTGAATGA